A region of Carassius gibelio isolate Cgi1373 ecotype wild population from Czech Republic chromosome B11, carGib1.2-hapl.c, whole genome shotgun sequence DNA encodes the following proteins:
- the LOC127967794 gene encoding calcium-activated potassium channel subunit beta-2 isoform X1, whose amino-acid sequence MDSLFGLSTFVQNDEVTCLILWSSQQSYLSASERAAHTGIARMFLWAGSKGAQGSGSERSRTFYQKIREYDVLEKRRTVTALKAGEDRAILLGLSMILFSAMMYFVLGITMVRSYSDR is encoded by the exons ATGGATTCTCTTTTCGGACTTTCTACGTTTGTCCAGAATGATGAAGTCACTTGTTTAATACTGTG GTCATCCCAGCAGTCTTATTTGAGTGCTTCAGAGAGAGCTGCACACACTGGAATAGCTAGAATGTTTCTGTGGGCTGGAAGCAAAGGAGCTCAAGGATCAGGAAGTGAGAGAAG CAGGACCTTTTATCAGAAGATTCGTGAGTATGATGTTTTGGAGAAGAGGAGGACAGTCACAGCGCTGAAGGCTGGAGAGGACAGAGCCATTCTCTTAGGCCTCAGCATGATCCTTTTCTCTGCCATGATGTACTTTGTGTTAGGCATCACAATGGTGCGCTCTTACTCAGACAGGTAA
- the LOC127967794 gene encoding calcium-activated potassium channel subunit beta-2 isoform X3, giving the protein MREQGSSQQSYLSASERAAHTGIARMFLWAGSKGAQGSGSERRTFYQKIREYDVLEKRRTVTALKAGEDRAILLGLSMILFSAMMYFVLGITMVRSYSDR; this is encoded by the exons GTCATCCCAGCAGTCTTATTTGAGTGCTTCAGAGAGAGCTGCACACACTGGAATAGCTAGAATGTTTCTGTGGGCTGGAAGCAAAGGAGCTCAAGGATCAGGAAGTGAGAGAAG GACCTTTTATCAGAAGATTCGTGAGTATGATGTTTTGGAGAAGAGGAGGACAGTCACAGCGCTGAAGGCTGGAGAGGACAGAGCCATTCTCTTAGGCCTCAGCATGATCCTTTTCTCTGCCATGATGTACTTTGTGTTAGGCATCACAATGGTGCGCTCTTACTCAGACAGGTAA
- the LOC127967794 gene encoding calcium-activated potassium channel subunit beta-2 isoform X2: MREQGSSQQSYLSASERAAHTGIARMFLWAGSKGAQGSGSERSRTFYQKIREYDVLEKRRTVTALKAGEDRAILLGLSMILFSAMMYFVLGITMVRSYSDR, encoded by the exons GTCATCCCAGCAGTCTTATTTGAGTGCTTCAGAGAGAGCTGCACACACTGGAATAGCTAGAATGTTTCTGTGGGCTGGAAGCAAAGGAGCTCAAGGATCAGGAAGTGAGAGAAG CAGGACCTTTTATCAGAAGATTCGTGAGTATGATGTTTTGGAGAAGAGGAGGACAGTCACAGCGCTGAAGGCTGGAGAGGACAGAGCCATTCTCTTAGGCCTCAGCATGATCCTTTTCTCTGCCATGATGTACTTTGTGTTAGGCATCACAATGGTGCGCTCTTACTCAGACAGGTAA